One Prionailurus bengalensis isolate Pbe53 chromosome D3, Fcat_Pben_1.1_paternal_pri, whole genome shotgun sequence genomic region harbors:
- the TSHZ1 gene encoding teashirt homolog 1, translating to MPRRKQQAPRRSAAYVPEEELKAAEIDEEAVEEDGLSLDVQDGEYVCNEEAEIKEAQSYQNSPVSTATNQDAGYGSPFSENSDQLVHFKSSSSREGKEDPQGPDGVSYPQDSLAQIKAVYANLFSESCWSSLALDLKKSGSTTSSNDVGPKESSTPAPTPPTSTAGPTGTTASTPSSGSGSGSGSGTGGSGGSGYDWHQAALAKTLQQTSSYGLLPEPSLFSTVQLYRQNNKLYGSVFTGASKFRCRDCSAAYDTLVELTVHMNETGHYRDDNRDKDSEKTKRWSKPRKRSLMEMEGKEDAQKVLKCMYCGHSFESLQDLSVHMIKTKHYQKVPLKEPVPAIAKLVPSTKKRALQDLASPCSPEPAGLAADAALGESAKDQKAANPYVTPNNRYGYQNGASYTWQFEARKAQILKCMECGSSHDTLQQLTAHMMVTGHFLKVTTSASKKGKQLALDPVVEEKIQSIPLPPTTHTRLPASHVKKQPDSPAASSPAEEKKEPEREKAPAAGEAEKKVKEESQDAAEKFEPTALYRYLREEDLDDSPKGGVDILKSLENTVSTAISKAQNGAPSWGGYPSIHAAYQLPGTVKPLPAVQSVQMQPSYAGGVKSLSSEHSALLHSPGSLTPPPHKSNVSAMEELVEKVTGKVSVKKEERPADREKGSPAKAVSPVAKENKDFPRAEESGGKVQQKKGPEAEAGKAKKEGVLDAHTPNGTEPLRAKVTNGCNNLGIITDHSPEPSFINPLSALQSIMNTHLGKVSKPASPSLDPLAMLYKISNSMLDKPVYPATPAKQADAIDRYYYENSDQPIDLTKSKSKPLVSGAADSVASPLRESALMDISDMVKNLTGRLTPKSSTPSTVSEKSDADGSSFEEALDELSPVHKRKGRQSNWNPQHLLILQAQFASSLRETPEGKYIMADLGPQERVHISKFTGLSMTTISHWLANVKYQLRRTGGTKFLKNLDTGHPVFFCNDCASQFRTASTYINHLETHLGFSLKDLSKLPLNQIQEQQNVSKVLANKALGPVGAAEDDLGSTFQCKLCNRTFASKHAVKLHLSKTHGKSPEDHLIYVTELEKQ from the coding sequence CTTATGTTCCCGAGGAAGAACTAAAGGCAGCAGAGATAGATGAAGAAGCCGTGGAGGAGGATGGGCTGTCCCTGGACGTCCAGGACGGCGAGTACGTGTGCAACGAGGAAGCGGAGATCAAAGAAGCCCAGAGCTACCAGAACTCCCCGGTCAGCACCGCGACGAATCAGGACGCGGGCTACGGGTCCCCTTTCAGTGAGAACAGCGACCAGCTGGTCCATTTCAAGAGCTCTTCCTCCAGAGAGGGCAAAGAGGATCCGCAGGGCCCGGACGGCGTCTCCTACCCCCAGGACAGCTTGGCACAGATCAAGGCTGTGTATGCCAACCTGTTCTCCGAGTCCTGCTGGTCCAGCCTCGCCTTGGACTTGAAGAAGTCCGGTTCGACCACCAGCAGCAACGATGTGGGCCCGAAGGAGAGCTCCACGCCCGCGCCCACGCCCCCCACCAGCACGGCGGGGCCCACGGGCACCACCGCGAGCACCCCCagctcgggctcgggctcgggctcgggctcgggcaCCGGAGGCAGCGGCGGCTCGGGCTACGACTGGCACCAGGCCGCGCTGGCCAAGACGCTGCAGCAGACGTCCTCCTACGGGCTGCTCCCCGAGCCCAGCCTCTTCAGCACCGTGCAGCTCTACAGGCAGAACAACAAGCTCTACGGGTCCGTGTTCACGGGCGCCAGCAAGTTCCGCTGCCGGGACTGCAGCGCCGCCTACGACACGCTGGTGGAGCTGACGGTGCACATGAACGAGACGGGGCACTACCGCGACGACAACCGGGACAAGGACTCCGAGAAGACCAAGCGGTGGTCCAAGCCCAGGAAGCGCTCGCTGATGGAGATGGAAGGCAAGGAGGACGCGCAGAAGGTGCTCAAGTGCATGTACTGCGGCCACTCCTTCGAGTCGCTGCAGGACCTGAGCGTCCACATGATCAAGACCAAGCATTACCAGAAAGTGCCTCTGAAGGAGCCAGTACCAGCCATCGCCAAACTGGTCCCTTCCACCAAGAAGCGCGCTCTGCAGGACCTGGCGTCGCCGTGCTCTCCCGAGCCGGCGGGGCTGGCCGCCGACGCGGCGCTGGGCGAGTCGGCCAAGGACCAGAAGGCCGCCAACCCCTACGTGACGCCCAACAACCGCTACGGCTACCAGAACGGCGCCAGCTACACCTGGCAGTTCGAGGCCCGCAAGGCGCAGATCCTCAAGTGCATGGAGTGCGGCAGCTCCCACGACACCCTGCAGCAGCTCACTGCCCACATGATGGTCACCGGCCACTTCCTCAAGGTGACCACCTCGGCCTCCAAGAAGGGGAAGCAGCTGGCGCTGGACCCCGTGGTGGAAGAGAAGATCCAGTCCATCCCTTTGCCGCCCACCACGCACACCCGGCTGCCCGCCTCCCACGTCAAGAAGCAGCCCGACTCTCCCGCGGCGTCCTCGCCCGCCGAGGAGAAGAAGGAGCCCGAGCGGGAGAAGGCGCCGGCGGCCGGCGAGGCGGAGAAGAAGGTCAAGGAGGAGAGCCAGGACGCGGCCGAGAAGTTCGAGCCCACCGCCCTGTATCGGTACCTGCGCGAGGAGGACCTGGACGACAGCCCCAAGGGCGGGGTGGACATCCTCAAGTCCCTGGAGAACACGGTGTCCACGGCCATCAGCAAAGCCCAGAACGGCGCACCCTCGTGGGGCGGCTACCCCAGCATCCACGCGGCCTACCAGCTGCCCGGCACCGTGAAGCCGCTGCCGGCCGTGCAGAGCGTGCAGATGCAGCCGTCCTACGCGGGGGGCGTGAAGTCGCTGTCGTCGGAGCACAGCGCGCTCCTGCACTCCCCGGGGAGCCTCACGCCCCCGCCGCACAAGAGCAACGTGTCGGCCATGGAGGAGCTGGTGGAGAAGGTCACCGGCAAGGTCAGCGTGAAGAAGGAGGAGAGGCCCGCCGACCGGGAGAAGGGCTCCCCGGCCAAGGCCGTGTCCCCCGTGGCCAAAGAGAACAAGGACTTCCCTCGAGCGGAGGAGAGCGGCGGCAAAGTCCAGCAGAAGAAGGGCCCCGAGGCGGAGGCGGGGAAGGCCAAAAAGGAGGGCGTGCTGGACGCGCACACCCCAAACGGCACCGAGCCGCTCAGGGCCAAAGTCACCAACGGCTGTAATAACCTGGGGATCATCACGGACCACTCGCCCGAGCCCTCCTTCATCAACCCGCTGAGCGCGCTGCAGTCCATCATGAACACGCACCTGGGCAAGGTGTCCAAGCCCGCGAGCCCCTCGCTGGACCCGCTGGCCATGCTGTACAAGATCAGCAACAGCATGCTGGACAAGCCGGTCTACCCCGCCACCCCCGCCAAGCAGGCCGACGCCATCGACCGCTACTACTACGAGAACAGCGACCAGCCCATCGACCTGACCAAGTCCAAGAGCAAGCCCCTGGTCTCCGGCGCGGCCGACTCCGTGGCGTCGCCTCTCCGGGAGAGCGCCCTCATGGACATCTCGGACATGGTGAAAAACCTCACGGGCCGGCTCACCCCCAAgtcctccaccccctccaccgTGTCGGAGAAGTCGGACGCCGACGGCAGCAGCTTCGAGGAAGCGCTGGACGAGCTGTCGCCCGTGCACAAGAGGAAGGGGCGGCAGTCCAACTGGAACCCCCAGCACCTGCTCATCCTGCAGGCTCAGTTTGCCTCGAGCCTGCGGGAGACGCCGGAAGGGAAGTACATCATGGCGGACCTGGGCCCCCAGGAGCGGGTGCACATCTCCAAGTTCACCGGGCTGTCCATGACCACCATCAGCCACTGGCTGGCCAACGTGAAGTACCAGCTGAGGAGGACAGGGGGTACCAAGTTCCTGAAGAACCTGGACACAGGACACCCTGTTTTCTTTTGCAACGATTGTGCCTCTCAGTTCAGAACTGCTTCTACGTACATAAATCACCTAGAAACACACTTAGGCTTCAGCTTGAAGGATCTCTCCAAGCTGCCACTAAATCAGATTCAAGAACAGCAGAACGTTTCGAAAGTCCTGGCCAACAAGGCTTTGGGCCCGGTAGGGGCCGCCGAGGACGATCTGGGCTCCACATTCCAATGCAAGCTTTGCAACCGGACTTTTGCGAGCAAGCACGCAGTCAAACTGCACCTTAGTAAGACCCACGGCAAGTCCCCGGAGGACCACCTGATCTATGTGACAGAGTTGGAAAAACAGTAG